AGTCGCCGGGCGGTGCGGTGCAGGATGCGCTGACACTGGGCCGGCACCTGCGCGACCGCGCCATCGCCACCGAGATCCTCTCGGGCGAGATCTGCTATTCCGCCTGCCCCTATCTCTTTGCCGGTGGCACGCTCCGCAGCGCCTCGGACAGCGCATCCATCGGCGTCCACCAGCACAGTTTCGGAGAGAACACGCTCTTGCCCGCCTTCATCGCGACAGAAAATATTCAGCGCGGGCAGGCGGAGGTGATGACCTACCTCGACGACATGGGGATCGACCCGCTGGTGATGCGCCATGCCATGTCCACACCGGCGGACGAGATTTATATCCTCGTGCCTGAGGAACTGACCCGATACGGCTTTCTCCCGGGCGCGGAGTGACCCCCGCGTCACCGGCCCCGCGCAAAGGTCCGCCGGACCTCCCGCCAAGTCCGGCGGATCATGCCGATAGCCGCACCGTCTCGCCTGTCGCGATCCCTCAGGACACAGGCCGGGGGCGGGCCACGACCAATCGTGCCGCAAGAGAGTGCCCCACCGGCAGCGGCGTGCCCTACGCCCGGGGCGCTGCGTGGCTCAGGGCGGCCCGGGCCAGATGCGCCGAGGCGGTCACCCCGTCGATCAGCGACATCCCGGTCCGTGCCGACAGCGCTCCCTTGAGCGGCGCCATCCCGGCACAGCCCAGCACCGCGCAGCGTGCCCCGTCCTCATCCCGCGCCGCCATGATCTCTGCCGCGATTCGGTCCAGCGTTTCAGGGGCACCCGCGTCGATGGTCAGCACAGGCAGGCCGCTGGCCCGTACCGAGGCGCAATTGCCAGAAAACCCCTGCTGGCGGATGTTTTCCTCTATCACCGGGACAGACACCGCCAGCGATGTGATTACCGAGAACCGCAGCCCCAACAGCTGCGCCATCACGTAGCTCGCCTGCCCGATGCCCAGAACCGGGCACCCCGCCATGGCCTGGGCCTCTGCCAGCCCGGTATCGTCGAAACAGGCGATGACGATGGCCTCGGCG
This region of Ponticoccus alexandrii genomic DNA includes:
- a CDS encoding aspartate/glutamate racemase family protein; amino-acid sequence: MRIAYINPNATTRMTGGIVAEAQAALPGPRILGFTNHDGPAAIQGRADGEAAVPGLLALIPEARAQGAEAIVIACFDDTGLAEAQAMAGCPVLGIGQASYVMAQLLGLRFSVITSLAVSVPVIEENIRQQGFSGNCASVRASGLPVLTIDAGAPETLDRIAAEIMAARDEDGARCAVLGCAGMAPLKGALSARTGMSLIDGVTASAHLARAALSHAAPRA